Proteins encoded together in one Passer domesticus isolate bPasDom1 chromosome 6, bPasDom1.hap1, whole genome shotgun sequence window:
- the GPHB5 gene encoding glycoprotein hormone beta-5, giving the protein MKLPWLLPAALLALLLLPGRGGAAQAAALELRTFVGCAVREFTFVARKAGCRGLRVTTDACWGRCETWEKPILEPPYIESHHRICTYNETRMVTVKLPRCAPNVDPFYTYPVAIRCDCDICSTATTECETY; this is encoded by the exons atgaagctgccctggctgctcccgGCAGCTCTCCttgcgctgctgctgctgcccggcCGCGGCGGCGCCGCCCAGGCCGCGGCGCTGGAGCTGCGCACGTTCGTGGGCTGCGCCGTGAGGGAATTCACCTTCGTGGCCAGGAAAGCCGGCTGCCGCGGGCTCCGCGTCACCACGGACGCCTGCTGGGGACGCTGCGAGACCTGGGAG AAACCGATCCTGGAGCCTCCCTACATCGAGTCCCACCACCGGATCTGCACCTACAACGAGACCAGGATGGTGACGGTGAagctgcccaggtgtgcccccaaCGTGGACCCCTTCTACACCTACCCGGTGGCCATCCGCTGTGACTGTGACATCTGCTCCACTGCCACCACCGAGTGTGAGACCTACTGa